A stretch of DNA from Gemmatimonadota bacterium:
AGCGATTCGGCTGCGCGCTCTTCTGGTGTGACGGTGATTTCCACGGCTACTCATCTCCATTTGAGAAATGTTGGACGCTTTCTCAAATTCGTGCGAATTTTTGCAGTCGATTGGGTTGGTAGGGCACTTCGGTGACGTAAATATCACCGCGACTATCAACGCAGATGCCGTGCGCGGGATCGATAAACTGCCCGGGATCTGAGCCTTCCTCGCCCCATCTTGCCAGCAGAGCACCATCCAGGTCAAAAATGCTGACGCGCTGGGGCGCTTCGGCAATATAGACAATATGATCTGCATCGATGTGAATGTTATTCGGAGATTGGATATCTGTCCACTCCTCCAGAAAGTTCCCATCAAAATCGAAAAGCTGAATGCGGTGGTTTTCCCGGTCGCTTACAAGCACACGGTCGCGTGGGTCAATGCACAAATCGTGCGGCAGGGCAAACTGGCCGGGTCCCGTGCCTTCCTCGCCCCAGGAAAGAATCCGTTCGCCTTTCGCTGAAAAACGATGCACCCGGTGCTGGCCGTATCCGTCCGAAACAAAAATCTCACCTGATGGAGTGGCCATTGCCTTGGTTGGCATGTTGAACGGCTCGCCCGATGCACCTGTCTGGCCTGGCATCCCCAGGGTCTGAAGCACTTCTCCATCCGTGCTGAAGATACGCACCGTATGATCGGCAACATCCGCACAGTAAATCCGATCCGCCGGGTCGATCCAGATATTGTGCGGATTCGAGAGCACATCATCACCCCAGGCACCGAGAAAGCGACCTTCCGAATCGTAAACGAGAATACCCGCAGGCTCTCGCAGGGTGACATAAACGCGATCCTGCGAGTCAACTGCCACATCGGGCACGACCCCACCCATCTCTTTCCCTTCGGGACCTCGTCCCCATCCTTCAACAACGCGGTATTGATAAGTTGCCATCGTGTACTCCTTTCAGATATGCTCGACTACCTGTCCAGTTTAACCCAATCGGGCCAAACGCTGGCAAAAAATGCTCGCTGGATGCCCCGTACGCTCTCCCCGCCGTCAACAACAAGATTGGAGCCTACGCTGAAGTTGCCGGCTTGCGAAGCGAGAAAGATGGCCATGCCTGCGATGTTTTCCTTCTCTCCAACCCGCTTGCCTGGAATGCTCTTCTTCATCTCGTCTGTGTGATCCCGAGCCACCTTATTCAAATCGCTGGGAAAATCGCCAGGGGAGATGGTGTTGACTTGAATCCCTTCCCAGGCCAAACTATCACCCAGGTGTCGGCCCAAATGGATCACACCTGCTTTGCTGGCTCCGTAGGCATAATTATAAGCTGTATTGAGTTTACCACAGCCGTCGATAGACGCGATATTGATCACATTGCACGGTGTTTCTGGGGAAGCCTCCACGCGCAGGAATGGCAGAAACGCCTGGGTCATAAAAAAGATGCTTTTGAGATTGAGATCCATCACCGCGTCCCATGTTTCCTCCGTCACATCCTCGATCTCCCTGCGACCATCGCTGATTCCAGCGTTGTTGATCAAAATATCGAGCGACTGTTCTCGTTCACCGTAGGCCTTTGCCAGCGCCTTGATTCCGGAGACTGAACTTACATCGGCTGCGATATACTCGCAGGAGCCGATTTGTGCAAGTTCCTCTTGTTTCTTTTTTAGAACCTCTTCTCTGCGTGCGACAATGTAAACCTTCGCCCCAAAATTGACAAAGCCTTCGGCTATCATCGCTCCGATGCCAGTCGAACCACCAGTCACCAGTGCGGTTTTTCCCTCCAGTG
This window harbors:
- a CDS encoding SDR family oxidoreductase produces the protein MRDLFSLEGKTALVTGGSTGIGAMIAEGFVNFGAKVYIVARREEVLKKKQEELAQIGSCEYIAADVSSVSGIKALAKAYGEREQSLDILINNAGISDGRREIEDVTEETWDAVMDLNLKSIFFMTQAFLPFLRVEASPETPCNVINIASIDGCGKLNTAYNYAYGASKAGVIHLGRHLGDSLAWEGIQVNTISPGDFPSDLNKVARDHTDEMKKSIPGKRVGEKENIAGMAIFLASQAGNFSVGSNLVVDGGESVRGIQRAFFASVWPDWVKLDR
- a CDS encoding peptidyl-alpha-hydroxyglycine alpha-amidating lyase family protein; amino-acid sequence: MATYQYRVVEGWGRGPEGKEMGGVVPDVAVDSQDRVYVTLREPAGILVYDSEGRFLGAWGDDVLSNPHNIWIDPADRIYCADVADHTVRIFSTDGEVLQTLGMPGQTGASGEPFNMPTKAMATPSGEIFVSDGYGQHRVHRFSAKGERILSWGEEGTGPGQFALPHDLCIDPRDRVLVSDRENHRIQLFDFDGNFLEEWTDIQSPNNIHIDADHIVYIAEAPQRVSIFDLDGALLARWGEEGSDPGQFIDPAHGICVDSRGDIYVTEVPYQPNRLQKFARI